Proteins from a single region of Sebastes umbrosus isolate fSebUmb1 chromosome 8, fSebUmb1.pri, whole genome shotgun sequence:
- the LOC119493460 gene encoding adenosine receptor A2a-like yields MLEDPIPTSFYIVLELLIAVFSVLGNVLVCWAVCLNSNLQSITNFFVVSLAVADIAVGVLAIPFSIVISTGFCSNFYGCLFIACFVLVLTQSSIFSLLAIAIDRYIAIKIPLRYTSLVTGQRAQGIIAICWVLSIIIGLTPMMGWHKLSESIDSTESTNSTVCPPGLMRCLFEGVVVMEYMVYFNFFACVLIPLLLMLAIYLCIFMAARHQLKLIEVKAVHGEKSRSTLQKEVQAAKSLAIIVGLFAVCWLPLHIINCFTLFCPLCARPPAWIMYVAIILSHANSVVNPFIYAYRIREFRQTFRKIIRRHILGQQELLESGSSKCSSIRLKANSLSFDFFTEHSSSSSSCESSYRCPSHISVGGGLVAVSRPPLSVIISHCPKMGSCPLQALRQTQIPIGQYAGQQHDCAGPEVVEDKDKQNLDSGQVTSLLIKQNRKSCFSELAKVS; encoded by the exons ATGCTGGAAGACCCCATCCCAACCTCCTTCTACATCGTCCTGGAGCTGCTGATTGCTGTTTTCTCCGTGTTGGGCAATGTGCTGGTCTGCTGGGCCGTGTGCCTCAACAGTAACCTGCAGAGCATCACCAACTTCTTTGTGGTGTCCCTGGCGGTGGCTGACATCGCCGTTGGCGTCCTGGCCATTCCTTTCTCCATCGTCATCAGCACCGGCTTCTGCTCCAACTTCTATGGCTGCCTGTTCATTGCCTGCTTCGTGCTGGTTCTCACACAGAGCTCCATCTTCAGCCTGCTGGCCATCGCTATAGACCGCTACATTGCAATCAAGATACCGCTCAG GTACACCAGCTTGGTGACTGGTCAGCGGGCACAAGGCATCATCGCCATCTGCTGGGTTTTATCCATCATCATCGGTCTGACCCCCATGATGGGCTGGCACAAGCTGTCCGAGAGCATCGATAGCACCGAGAGCACCAACAGCACGGTCTGCCCGCCCGGCCTGATGAGGTGCCTGTTTGAGGGGGTGGTGGTCATGGAGTATATGGTCTACTTCAACTTCTTTGCCTGTGTACTGATTCCCCTGCTGCTGATGCTAGCCATCTACCTGTGTATCTTCATGGCCGCTCGCCACCAGCTCAAGCTGATCGAAGTGAAAGCAGTTCATGGAGAGAAGTCGCGCTCCACGCTGCAGAAAGAGGTCCAGGCTGCCAAGTCTCTGGCCATCATTGTTGGGCTGTTTGCAGTGTGCTGGTTACCTTTACACATCATCAACTGCTTCACCCTCTTCTGTCCTCTGTGCGCTCGTCCTCCGGCCTGGATCATGTACGTGGCCATTATTCTTTCCCACGCCAACTCGGTGGTCAACCCCTTCATCTACGCCTACCGCATCCGGGAGTTCCGACAAACCTTCCGCAAGATTATCCGGCGTCACATCTTGGGCCAGCAGGAGCTGTTGGAGAGTGGCAGCAGTAAATGCAGCTCCATCAGACTCAAGGCAAACAGCCTCAGCTTTGACTTTTTCActgaacacagcagcagcagcagtagctgtGAAAGCTCTTATCGCTGCCCTTCTCACATCTCTGTAGGGGGCGGTCTGGTGGCAGTGTCCCGCCCCCCTCTGTCAGTCATCATCTCCCACTGTCCTAAGATGGGCTCTTGTCCACTTCAAGCCCTCCGACAGACTCAAATCCCCATTGGCCAGTATGCAGGGCAGCAGCATGACTGTGCTGGACCAGAAGTCGTGGAGGATAAGGACAAACAGAACCTCGACTCCGGCCAGGTCACATCATTGTTGATCAAGCAGAACAGAAAGAGCTGCTTCAGTGAGCTGGCAAAGGTGTCCTGA
- the LOC119493207 gene encoding uncharacterized protein C22orf15: MDTSKSSASSPHLKSFSFERRRRVFKLQLVAELVEHNCSQDHKVFVTILLGDSRVEMFNLNCKLIHFIHHVKERCGLDFTECVDLMDSSGRVMNLEGRQHSVALASSVLPERQYYVLLRVCRDDDTGGQRYMSLLNNFSQIQPELTELLRKLSDPDKERDREIPGRTQRSSPASQTSGKNISANNKKHKLK, from the exons ATGGATACAAGCAAGAGCAGTGCCTCGTCCCCTCATTTAAAAAGCTTCAGCTttgaaaggagaagaagag TCTTTAAACTACAGCTAGTGGCAGAACTAGTGGAGCATAACTGCAGTCAGGACCACAAGGTGTTTGTCACTATCCTGCTCGGAG ACAGCAGGGTGGAAATGTTCAATCTCAACTGTAAGCTGATCCACTTCATCCATCATGTAAAGGAGAGGTGTGGTCTGGACTTCACAG AGTGTGTGGACCTGATGGACAGCAGTGGTCGGGTGATGAACCTGGAGGGGAGGCAGCACAGTGTGGCTCTGGCCAGCAGCGTGCTGCCAGAGAGACAATACTACGTCCTCCTACGAGTATGCC GAGATGATGATACTGGAGGTCAGAGATATATGTCTCTCCTAAACAACTTCAGCCAGATTCAACCGGAGTTAACAG AGCTGCTGAGGAAACTGTCTGACCCCGACAAGGAGCGAGACAGAGAGATCCCAGGACGGACACAGAGGAGCAGTCCTGCCAGCCAAACCAGTGGCAAAAACATCTCTGCAAATAACAAGAAACACAAACTTAAATAG